A segment of the Vicinamibacteria bacterium genome:
CCCCTCGAATCGCCCCGAAGCGTATGGGTATCCTCGTGATAGTGGTAGTAGTCGTCGACGAGCGTGCTCATGTGCACCAGTCCCTCGATGAAGTAATCCACGAGCTCGACGTAGAGCCCGAACCGCGTCACTCCGGTGACGACGCCCGGATACAGGTCGCCCACTTTGTCCACCATGAAGCGGACTTTCTTCCAATCTTCGAGCTCCCTCTCGGCCTCGTCGGCCCTCCTTTCGGAGATGGACGTCGATTCGGCTACGTCGCGCAGCCACCTTGCCCTCTCTTCCAAACCCGATTGTTCGGGCGGCCCCTTTTCCCGGAGCTCCCGAAGGATCCGATGGACCACGAGGTCTGGATAACGCCGAATCGGCGACGTGAAATGAGTGTAGCGAGATGCCGCGAGAGCATAGTGGCCTCGGTTTTCTTCCGAATAGACCGCTTGCTTCATCGCCCGGAGCATGACGTAGGAGATGAGTCGCTCTTCGGGCTTGCCCTCGATTCTCGATAGGAGCCTCTGAAAGGCCCGGGGATGGAGCGACTCGGACGGCGCCCGCAGACGGTGGCCGAGTCCCATGATGAACTCTTCGAACTTTTCGACACGGTCCTCGTCGGGAGGATCGTGGACGCGATAGAGCGCGGGAGTGCTCTGCTCCTCGAGAAACGTCGCAACAACCTCGTTCGCGAGCAGCATGAACTCTTCGATGATCCGATGGGCGACATTGCGCTCGGCAACCCGGATTTCCACGACTCTTCCCGACTCATCGAGCTCGATCTCGGCTTCCGGCCGATCGAAATCGATGGACCCCCGCGCCGCGCGCCGTGTCCGCAAAACCTTGTACAGCGCGGCCATGCGCTCGAAATGAGGCACGAGCCTCTCGTGCTCGCCCATGACCTCGGGGTCACGATCGACGAGAATCTGACGGACTTTCGTGTACGTCATTCGGGCGGCGCTGCGGATGACGCCGTCGGCGAAACGGCGGGACACGATTCGCCCGGCTGGCGTTACTTCCACGAAAACACTCTGCACCAGCCGATCGACACCGGGATTCAAGCTGCAGATTCCGTTCGACAAACGCTCGGGGAACATCGGGATCGCGCGGTCAGGAAAGTAGACCGACGTCCCTCGAAGGAGCGCTTCGGCATCGAGATGAGACCCCTGGCGCACGTAATGGGAAACGTCGGCGATGTGAACGCCGAGGCGGA
Coding sequences within it:
- the rnr gene encoding ribonuclease R, translated to MTRSPLMLSSEAIAERIKARLVRLGRPTTEKDLLKQLRLKGESRRRAKDVLADMLRRGVLVSTRTDRIGLPERMDLVRGRLDMKRGGFGFVVPSDKGRTDVYVATHDLADALHGDQVLVHIDRRGEGGRPEGHIVKVVERRTTRIVGRLSVDAGGTRLVPFDPHVFYEVFIPDKDLMGAQPGDMIAVELTRFPTPYRAPTGRIVEVMGSVDEPGVDVQVVIAAHGLRDAFPEDVLAESEAIATDVEETATERREDFRDRPIVTIDGETARDFDDAVEVEVLPNGNFRLGVHIADVSHYVRQGSHLDAEALLRGTSVYFPDRAIPMFPERLSNGICSLNPGVDRLVQSVFVEVTPAGRIVSRRFADGVIRSAARMTYTKVRQILVDRDPEVMGEHERLVPHFERMAALYKVLRTRRAARGSIDFDRPEAEIELDESGRVVEIRVAERNVAHRIIEEFMLLANEVVATFLEEQSTPALYRVHDPPDEDRVEKFEEFIMGLGHRLRAPSESLHPRAFQRLLSRIEGKPEERLISYVMLRAMKQAVYSEENRGHYALAASRYTHFTSPIRRYPDLVVHRILRELREKGPPEQSGLEERARWLRDVAESTSISERRADEAERELEDWKKVRFMVDKVGDLYPGVVTGVTRFGLYVELVDYFIEGLVHMSTLVDDYYHYHEDTHTLRGDSRGRVFRLGDRVDVKVARVDLNHRQIDFAIEGIEPTPKKRAPKRSRPSKGGGHRKNRR